From the Kitasatospora viridis genome, one window contains:
- a CDS encoding M48 family metallopeptidase produces the protein MGPVRALAGLILVAGWYLTTGVLATALLWLGIVCLENLAAALDQGLAVFNLLFWVTPAALSIGVLVLGGMIRSALPLAPVREGSLPVGRAQAPALWRMVDEAAERMDARAPAQIRLTMEANAAAVERTVLMGLLGGKRILYVGAPLLIVLDTDELRAVVAHELGHDAARHTRFSALTIRVTQALDSTVKAFESDLATNRFLRTYQRLAFAPLLIFAAVYRNMVLPSRREHEFAADRAAVELVGTKAMVRALHAYHAANRAWHDFTAKILRTSLAVGVVPDDPFAAFAAIVDRPQYRKGLLAVREGPLPIERRDGPNPHPSLIERAERLCAGRPTGAPKGVEPAPERLDGALELVSLLAGTPWVRHVDFPTVGHRRSVPWAQWLSSIGEQASVGQLDRLLRAVGRLDPHGPVRRAVPAELVLRTVGSRRQQLVQHEAAVGRRLTPRSAERWLTEGTTALVQRLLVADGLAAWRVDWGAVVVADCPALAEGELGALVSGVLRSKEGEPRLRRRLGELGLDLGTVVKPTGFTTSVQRRPIERKVKAPLEARAASAVTVLAFGCSVVTLLMHSTT, from the coding sequence ATGGGGCCGGTTCGGGCGCTGGCCGGCCTGATTCTGGTGGCCGGCTGGTACCTCACCACCGGTGTGCTCGCCACCGCACTGCTGTGGCTGGGCATCGTCTGCCTGGAGAACCTCGCAGCCGCCCTCGACCAGGGGCTGGCGGTGTTCAACCTGCTGTTCTGGGTCACGCCGGCCGCCCTGAGCATCGGGGTCCTGGTCCTGGGCGGCATGATCCGTTCCGCCCTGCCACTGGCGCCGGTGCGCGAGGGGTCGCTGCCGGTCGGTCGGGCGCAGGCACCGGCGTTGTGGCGGATGGTCGACGAGGCTGCCGAGCGGATGGACGCCAGGGCGCCCGCCCAGATCCGTCTGACCATGGAGGCGAACGCGGCTGCCGTCGAACGGACCGTCCTGATGGGACTGCTGGGCGGCAAGCGGATCCTGTACGTCGGCGCACCGCTGCTGATCGTGCTGGACACCGACGAGCTGCGGGCGGTGGTGGCGCACGAACTCGGACACGACGCGGCTCGGCACACCCGCTTCAGCGCCCTGACGATCCGGGTCACGCAGGCCCTGGACTCGACCGTGAAAGCGTTCGAGAGCGACCTGGCGACCAACCGGTTCCTGCGCACGTACCAGCGGCTCGCGTTCGCTCCGCTGCTCATCTTCGCCGCGGTCTACCGGAACATGGTGCTGCCGTCCCGCCGCGAACACGAGTTCGCGGCCGACCGGGCGGCGGTGGAACTGGTCGGCACCAAGGCGATGGTGCGGGCTCTGCACGCCTACCACGCCGCGAACCGCGCGTGGCACGACTTCACCGCGAAGATCCTGCGGACGAGTCTGGCCGTGGGAGTGGTTCCTGACGATCCGTTCGCGGCCTTCGCGGCCATCGTGGACCGGCCCCAGTACCGGAAGGGCCTGCTGGCCGTCAGGGAAGGCCCGCTGCCCATCGAGCGCAGGGACGGGCCGAACCCGCACCCGAGCCTCATCGAGCGGGCGGAGCGCCTGTGCGCCGGCCGGCCGACCGGCGCGCCGAAGGGTGTCGAACCCGCGCCCGAGCGGCTCGACGGCGCGCTGGAACTGGTCTCGCTGCTCGCCGGGACGCCGTGGGTCCGGCACGTGGACTTCCCCACCGTCGGCCACCGGCGGAGCGTGCCCTGGGCGCAGTGGCTGTCCTCGATCGGGGAGCAGGCCTCGGTCGGGCAGCTGGACCGGCTGCTGCGCGCGGTCGGCCGACTGGACCCGCACGGGCCGGTCCGCAGAGCCGTGCCGGCGGAGCTGGTGCTCCGGACGGTGGGGAGTCGCCGCCAGCAGCTGGTGCAGCACGAGGCGGCCGTGGGGCGCAGGTTGACCCCGCGGTCGGCCGAACGCTGGCTGACCGAGGGCACCACCGCGCTGGTGCAGCGGCTACTGGTGGCGGACGGCCTGGCGGCCTGGCGCGTCGACTGGGGGGCCGTGGTCGTGGCGGACTGCCCGGCGCTGGCGGAGGGGGAACTCGGCGCGCTGGTGAGTGGGGTGCTGCGCAGCAAGGAGGGGGAACCGAGGCTCCGCCGGCGCTTGGGGGAGTTGGGCCTGGACCTGGGGACGGTGGTGAAGCCGACCGGCTTCACCACCTCCGTTCAGCGTCGGCCGATCGAGCGGAAGGTGAAGGCGCCTTTGGAGGCCCGGGCCGCCAGCGCCGTGACGGTGCTCGCGTTCGGCTGCTCCGTCGTCACCTTGCTCATGCACTCGACGACCTGA
- a CDS encoding DUF3592 domain-containing protein produces MGQISAGVPLFIWWAGLATLLLGVPAVALRLTRFARLGVEVRGTVTEVRVDRRRGVDAVALVVRFTDPASEREVVGGPACGRVPLVGWPGQSIVVRYLPGAPERFQIGPQTGPGDAALTALLVMTLGSVALVLTRWTDPDAIATSIVLACSGLALGTAGALNHRTDRHERRSRLRDRGVVVPGELVGTFVVDGGADGAHRYHPVVTFTSAHGDRVTGVDLGTHNRHGYPAVDGLRVAVRHLPQDPSVFRVDSLSRPPSGVRVGPAEAAVGLVAAMVCCGVAITLVETLPNR; encoded by the coding sequence ATGGGCCAAATAAGCGCTGGGGTACCGCTGTTCATCTGGTGGGCGGGTCTGGCGACGCTGCTGCTCGGAGTGCCGGCGGTGGCGCTGCGGCTGACCAGGTTCGCCCGGCTCGGGGTCGAGGTGCGCGGCACCGTCACCGAGGTCCGGGTGGACCGGCGGCGCGGGGTGGACGCGGTCGCGCTGGTGGTCCGGTTCACCGACCCGGCCAGTGAGCGCGAGGTGGTCGGCGGCCCGGCCTGCGGGCGGGTGCCGCTGGTCGGCTGGCCGGGCCAGTCGATCGTGGTGCGCTACCTGCCGGGTGCGCCCGAGCGGTTCCAGATCGGGCCGCAGACCGGTCCGGGCGACGCCGCGCTGACGGCGCTGCTGGTGATGACCCTGGGCTCGGTGGCGCTGGTGCTGACCAGGTGGACCGATCCGGACGCGATCGCGACCAGCATCGTGCTGGCCTGTTCCGGGCTGGCGCTCGGCACCGCCGGGGCGTTGAACCACCGGACCGACCGGCATGAGCGGCGCTCCCGCCTGCGGGACCGGGGCGTGGTGGTGCCGGGCGAGCTGGTCGGCACCTTCGTGGTGGACGGCGGGGCGGACGGCGCGCACCGCTACCACCCGGTCGTCACCTTCACCTCGGCCCACGGCGACCGGGTCACCGGGGTGGACCTGGGCACCCACAACCGGCACGGCTACCCGGCCGTGGACGGGCTGCGGGTCGCGGTCCGCCACCTGCCGCAGGACCCGTCGGTGTTCCGGGTGGACAGCCTGTCGCGGCCGCCGTCGGGCGTCCGGGTCGGCCCCGCCGAGGCGGCGGTCGGGCTGGTCGCGGCGATGGTCTGCTGCGGGGTGGCGATCACCCTGGTGGAGACCCTGCCGAACCGCTGA
- a CDS encoding TIGR02452 family protein, with the protein MSRLSAVADRNEEIAGRGHYLAADGTGVEIGEWLAQAQRGTVGYGPDWSDGTRYQGPAPRLEVTGEGSLQAAARLVGEGGEPVGVLNFASARNPGGGYLRGARAQEEDLCRGALLYSCLLRVPEHYAAHRASSDLRYSHRVVFSPGVPVIRDGRGELLAAPHRVSFVTAPAPNAGQLALRSQGSPAELAELLTERAHRVLAVAARHGVRRLVLGAWGCGVFRNDPAQVADAFGSALERYGPAFERVVFAVLDRAGGPNRAAFDARFPVAG; encoded by the coding sequence GTGAGCAGACTGAGCGCGGTGGCGGACCGGAACGAGGAGATCGCCGGGCGCGGACACTACCTGGCGGCGGACGGCACCGGGGTGGAGATCGGCGAGTGGCTGGCGCAGGCCCAGCGCGGCACCGTCGGCTACGGACCGGACTGGAGCGACGGGACGCGGTACCAGGGCCCCGCGCCCCGGCTGGAGGTCACCGGCGAGGGCAGCCTGCAGGCCGCCGCCCGGTTGGTCGGGGAGGGCGGCGAACCGGTCGGGGTGCTCAACTTCGCCTCCGCGCGCAACCCGGGCGGCGGCTACCTGCGCGGCGCCCGGGCCCAGGAGGAGGACCTCTGCCGGGGCGCGCTGCTCTACAGCTGCCTGCTGCGGGTGCCCGAGCACTACGCCGCGCACCGGGCCTCCAGCGACCTGCGGTACAGCCACCGGGTGGTCTTCTCGCCCGGCGTGCCGGTGATCCGCGACGGGCGCGGCGAACTGCTCGCCGCCCCGCACCGGGTCTCCTTCGTCACCGCGCCGGCCCCCAATGCGGGCCAGCTGGCGCTGCGTTCGCAGGGCTCACCGGCGGAGCTGGCCGAGCTGTTGACCGAGCGGGCGCACCGGGTGCTGGCCGTCGCGGCTCGGCACGGGGTGCGCCGGCTGGTGCTCGGCGCCTGGGGCTGCGGGGTGTTCCGCAACGACCCGGCGCAGGTGGCGGACGCCTTCGGCAGCGCGCTGGAGCGGTACGGGCCGGCCTTCGAGCGGGTGGTCTTCGCGGTGCTGGACCGGGCCGGCGGGCCGAACCGCGCGGCCTTCGACGCACGCTTCCCCGTGGCGGGCTGA